AAGTTTTCCGTGCGCTCCCAGCCATGTCCTTGGCTCCATTCAAGTGGCTGCGCGTCAGCATCCGCTGCAGGCATCAGCTTTGGCTGATCCTTGACTACCTGCAGAGCGTAGGCGGACATCTCGCGTTTTTCCCGGTGAAATTGCAGTCCGAAACGTTCTTTCAGGAGCTGGCGCAGTAACTGCTGCTGTTGAGGAAGAGTTGCGTCCTCGGTCAATGTGCTTATACCGCTGATGTCATAGTGGTCTTCTGAAGCCCATTCCGGGGCGTTCACAATCTGGCGTGCGTTCAAAGAATATGCAAAAGCGATCAGCTTCTGTATCGGCTGGTCCTCGAGATCGAAGCGGTTTTTGGAGAAGCTGAAATTATTGTGTTGCACCGTGGCTGGGTGAAGCTTCACCACGGAAACCTCAATGGACGCCTCGGTGATCCCGGTTGGCTGATTCTGGAGCGCGGTGTGCGTATCCTGCTGCGCATGCACGGAGGCAGACGCAAATGCGAGTAAGAGAAGAGGCAGGCGACGGTTGAGTCGATCATGACGCATCTTGAATCTCCGGAAAGGCGCGTTTTTTGATCTTTCATACGGCCAAAGCTGTGCTGCAGTTCCCTGGGCGATTAGGCTTC
Above is a genomic segment from Terriglobus tenax containing:
- a CDS encoding TIGR03435 family protein codes for the protein MHAQQDTHTALQNQPTGITEASIEVSVVKLHPATVQHNNFSFSKNRFDLEDQPIQKLIAFAYSLNARQIVNAPEWASEDHYDISGISTLTEDATLPQQQQLLRQLLKERFGLQFHREKREMSAYALQVVKDQPKLMPAADADAQPLEWSQGHGWERTENFRSSSMADFVVYKQLFLDRPLVDQTGLQGRYDFKLTYSYGNAPSPDPDAAPTMFTALKEQLGLRFEPVKTAIDTFVIDRIERPTPN